The Drosophila gunungcola strain Sukarami chromosome 2R unlocalized genomic scaffold, Dgunungcola_SK_2 000006F, whole genome shotgun sequence sequence GTGGAAGCTGTATGGCAGAGTTAAACCCTTTCTCCGCCCCATCCGCATTCACATTCACCTTTCTCCTCCGCAAAACCACCAAACCACCCCGAAAACGCTGGGAATAGCCTCAAGCCCCCAAAACACCCAAAAAACCCATTTTGCATGGAGCTTGGCTGGTGGTTTTAAATGCTTCATTGGCTTAATTGCCAGCCATGTGCGAAAACACATACACATTGAAAATCACtttagaattaaaaacaaaaaattaccataaatacttatatacaaaatttcttagttttttCTTTAGGAAAATACAAGCTTAAGTTAGGTATAGGttaacatataaatttataaaaaaggaCTTCATATTTCCGAATCCGACACAATGTttcaatcaaaattatttttatcagtATAGACTCTATTTCAATCTGAGACATACTTATtcaatatttcatattttgtgtttaatattttaaatcagtgtttttattttcagtgcaCCAAAACACGGGTAGACTTacttataaacaaaatcaaacagACACACTTAAAGCAACTTTTGAGTGTCAAAGTCAATTCGACCACAAACACGTTCATTTACCTTTTGAGACTACATtgacacacaaacaaaaaaaagcatagaAGAACTTAAACTGCAGCTCGGGAAATTCTATTCATActataaaaagcttttaaacttttaaaatttgttaatgatTTCTtagtaatattaattatttttatattaatttttttcagttatttttaaCAGCACTTTTTTGTTACCAACTAATTAAGTATAAAAAGcttcactttaaattttaaaaaaaaaccacatattaaaaacttatttaaggTTTTAGAAttgtgttttgattttgtacACTCAAGTAAATATGAAATCTGAAAATTGTCTAGAATTGATTAgatcttttaatataaatataagttattgtcttcttgtagtttttttaaatttaactccATTACAAATTTTAGAGTAAAAccaattaacattaatttttgattttatattcgGTATACGATTTTGTGTAATCGTTACATATATTTGCTGCgaaataatttacttttttaagaattttggAAAGAGTTACTAATTTGTACCAGATTTTTATACTGGAGGTACGACCTTCAATTTTATACGAACGAATGTGTAATATGATTGCTACAATAAAATAAGGAGGAGTCGGAAAAATTCTCTGGAATTGattgctgtttttatattaGAGCCGCATGCAAAACACAGACAAAGATCTCTTCAAAGCTATAACGAACAGGATGGGTGGCTGTTAAAATCAAGTTATGACGctttttttgcttatatttaaaagccatgaattaattgaaaaagtgCGCAATTTGCTAATCAATCCGACTTGGCGGGGCTATAAAAGAGACCTGTTCAAACGGATTTGCAAAATAGTCGCTAAAATCCCTCACAACATGAAGCTGCTCTCGATCGCATTTCTTTTGGGTCTGTTGGCTCTGGCCAGTGGTAAGTTAAAGGATATACCTTTTAATCGGGTCTGAATACTTAGTGAAGCTTTTGTACTATTTCCAGCCACGCCTTTGAATCCCGGCAATGTCATCATCAACGGCGACTGCAGGGTTTGCAATGTTCGGGGcgattaaaatacaaaactgAAACTTATTTGCCCAGTTGtgcaaaatatgaaataaaataagtttactTTTTCACTCATAAATGTAGTTTTTTTCTCTTCAGTTAATGCAGTAGTTTACGAATGTGATTTAACTGCGCCTCGAAAATTAATGCAAACTTTGAAATTGTTTGGAAACAAAGAAGAAATTATTCTTTTGTTAAAGATAATTTtgtattggtttttaaaaaaaattatataaaaactttgtgctctaaaaaccaaaacctataaaagaaaactataattatatgaaaagattttatattttctttatatttcgGTTACAAGAagtaaattcttttttttagccTCCAGCCTAGCTTCGCACATTGCACTTTACACAATCCCCATTGATAATAACGTTATCCGGAACCAGAGGTGATGCTGTAAAAATAAGAcgataaaattcatttaaaatttaaaggcaAGGATTGAGGTATCTAAGGATGGCTCACCATTTGCCATGGCCAAcaggccaaaaacaaaaaccaagcTCAGCCACTTCATTTTTTCGTTAAGACTTTAGTCGCAACTGATGAAAATTCACTTCCTTGGTTTTCTTTTATAGAAGACTCAGGTATAGGTATTCGTTTCGAACACACAAGGGCATGCAATAACTGGAAACGcccagaaattaaatatttcccaTTGATAAGCCGATTCAATAATGTACaatttgcaaaacaaaagttgaTAATAATCAAATCAATTATTGTTTgacatatatacatacatacgtaAATACAAACCATAATGCATACTGCAACCgtaccaaaaacaaaaaaaaaacaagaaggaaagcaaacttcggcaagccgaagttcatatacccttgcagctattgcattaattaaatacttttgaaaacatttaaattatgatttacttgagtatgtgctaaaaaaaaacattgaaactatgattatttgcagctcaattattagatagttatttttatatatttttattatttctatgggagctatatgctatagacgtccgattttgataaaatttataccataattctgaaataattaaacatcgctatatgtcgaagaactcaacaaaaaattaaaaaacagaaaagttataatt is a genomic window containing:
- the LOC128254600 gene encoding bomanin Short 3; this encodes MKLLSIAFLLGLLALASATPLNPGNVIINGDCRVCNVRGD
- the LOC128254606 gene encoding bomanin Short 3-like, with the translated sequence MKWLSLVFVFGLLAMANASPLVPDNVIINGDCVKCNVRS